One genomic window of Fusarium fujikuroi IMI 58289 draft genome, chromosome FFUJ_chr01 includes the following:
- a CDS encoding related to peroxisomal membrane protein 4 has protein sequence MAMSSSLEVLKNTLEEIVKDPRYHDLLSLVKTARNGIIYGTKVRFPHALVMVFLFRSGTFPQKVNLVLRATRHHATNLARFALIYKLTMLALKYFGAEPGKEGTYDSFVGGLVGGYFVFGGRSKRTGKISSVNQQIVIYVFARVMLALARIAVKPGHGFPFVSSEPLHGVINQYAWPAFASLSWAMVMLIFRYHPEELQSSLRSSMTYIYKDCNDFDSLRTLLWHNK, from the exons ATGGCCATGTCATCTTCGCTGGAAGTGCTAAAG AACACGCTGGAGGAGATTGTCAAGGACCCGCGATACCATGATCTCTTGTCCTTAGTCAAGACGGCGCGCAATGGTATTATCTACGGAACCAAGGTGCGGTTTCCGCATGCGCTGGT GATGGTGTTTCTCTTCCGCTCTGGAAC ATTCCCACAGAAAGTAAACCTAGTCCTTCGAGCGACAAGACATCATGCCACCAACCTGGCGCGCTTTGcccttatttataagctgACCATGCTTGCACTCAAATACTTTGGCGCAGAGCCTGGAAAGGAGG GAACATACGATTCCTTCGTTGGTGGTCTTGTTGGCGGATATTTCGTCTTCGGCGGTCGTTCCAAGCGTACGGGAAAGATCTCATCGGTCAACCAGCAGATCGTCATCTACGTCTTTGCGCGAGTGATGCTCGCACTCGCCCGTATCGCCGTTAAGCCAGGCCACGGATTCCCATTCGTATCGTCCGAACCTCTCCATGGAGTCATTAATCAATATGCTTGGCCTGCGTTCGCGTCGCTCTCGTGggccatggtgatgttgatcttCCGATACCATCCCGAGGAGCTGCagtcgagcttgagaagcagtATGACGTACATTTACAAGGACTGCAATGACTTTGACTCGCTCCGAACTTTGCTTTGGCATAACAAATAG